GTCATTTTTGGACTCTAAGTTAACCCCCAACTCACTATTGCCTACACATAAATCAGCCAACCAAATCTATCCCGAGTTGCCATAGCGCCCAAGCTGATTCGTCGCCTGACGACTAGTCCGTGTCACCGCATGGTGCCTACTCAGTGTCGCCACCTGGTGATTAGTCTGTGTCGCCTCATGGAGATGCTTTGTCCCAATTTCACTTTGTTGCCTAGCGAATCAGAACCCGTAATTCTCATCCAACCTAAGGGTCTTACAGAAGCCCTGTAGCAAACCTTAATAGATAACCCTAGACAGCACCCCTAGCTTTCCAACCCGATTATATCCATTCATTGGGCTTATTCAACCTAACCTTCATTTTTAAAGGCCCAACTTGTCATGCCACTCAAGCTCATTCTTTTTTTGGTCATAAATCCGGCCCAACCCAATTTTAGACACAAGAGGAACTGACCGATTTATATACCGATTAGTGAAAACTCAGCAAATGGGGGATTACCCAGAATAAAATTAGCCCTATTTAAAATATTCAATTCAAAATTATATCATAAATTTAATTGAATTTCAATAACCAAACCGGCCAAATACTTTTTAAAGATAAATCAGATATTAATcaggattttttttaatattataaatcgTAGAAAAATGACTTATATTCTAATTTTTTgcataaaataatataataatttataataatgttaaaaatattaatttatattttatattaattataattcataaataatatattagatttttaatattttatactaATTCTTCTAGTGGGCAACTCCAACATTTTACTTTTCCAAGACGCCATCGGGTTGGAGTCTAAAACCGAGTCTAAGAGCATCTCCACTCCAATGGGGGAGTCCCTTTAGCAATAATATCAAACGTGTCACAATATTTTACAATTGATGTACTCTAATCGTATTATGtaaaattaaacctttaccaaaaAATTTAAATAAGCTTTTATTGATGGCTATTTTTGATCAATCTCTAAAAGCTGGTAgcaaaaaatatataaaaaatatttataggaAATATTATTGGAGCTGTATAGAGTTTTAATTATCTATATTACAACCGATCAATATAGCGATAAATATAGCCATTGCATTTACCTAACCTCGTTGAAGATGCTCCCAAAGCAAGTCCAATGCTAAAGCTAAAACGACTATAGTTGTTGTTATAAGTTGAGACCAAAAAGTATATTTTAGTATTAAAACAGTACTTCAACTCCAATGTTAATTCTATTTTACAACCAAATATTTTCACATTTAGTGAATTTTTATCTCTCTCCCTATCCCAAGTTTCATCTAAAATAAATCAACATACATTTCATTTAtagttatttatttaatgatGTGATAAGAATAATTCTAACCATCTTTAATACTAAATATAAGACCAACTATCCATTTATGTATTTATATGACTACATATAGTTATGTATTGTAGTagattatttttatcattttggTCCTATATTATAACTATAAGATCAACCATAACTATGCATTCGATTTGCTCTTATTATATACTCTAAAATGATGGTAGAAGCTAAAATTTAAGGTAATTTGAATAACTGGGTTTTTATCTTTACGGGGCCTTACAACACTAGAATATCCATCACATGCCTTATTTTTGGGCACCCACTATgcattttgtattttatttgtcACAACAATCCCTTATTTTTCCCTTTTTTCTAGATgtaatttaaatatattataattttaataataagatatattattatatcaaaataatatCTTAAATCAGTAATCACTActttttattaaatttataagACATCTAACACAAGCTAAACATGTTCTTCAACTCACCGGAACAATGATCGATAAGAGCACGACTCCAACAATGAGGTGACGCTTACCCCTTAGAGATGCACAAAAATCTGAATCCGAAAAGCCCGTCCGATCCGATCCGGTAAAAATCCGATCCGAAAAAAGCTCAGTCCGGCCCGCGGGCCTTAACGGGCcacatatttttttataaaaatccGGCCCGATCCGATAAAACCCAGATTTAAGCCCGATCTGGTCCAAAGTCCGGCCCAATCCGTATAAAAGCCCGGTCCGGTCCGAGCCCGGTCCGGTCCGATTCGGTCTTATAAAAGCCCAATTTTTATGATGATTATTAATAAATATTCGAataaaattttgaagaaattATGTCTTATCCAAATTTAGTTTATAGATGAATATAAATTTGAATAAAAGGTCTAAATTTCTAATATAATTTTGATTTAAAGTCATAAATTGAATATATTAAGATCGAATTACTGAGATGTAAATTTTAAATTCTAAACTAATCTAAGTTATAACATGAAGAAATTATTCCAAATTCTATTCAAGAGTGTGTACATATAAATAAAAGCTTAACCTTGCAAAAACAATCTAAAAAATgcaaaaaatatttattattactaaaaaaataaatattattgatattaatttattttaaaaaaaatctggTGGCCCGGCCCTGCCCGATCCGCGGGCCTAAATGGGCCTAGTTATTTTGAATGAAATACGGCCTGATCCGACCCGATTTTAAAATAAGCCTGACCCAGCCTGATTTTAAAAAATCCGGATTTTTCAAAGCCCGGCCCGAATCTGGCCCGATCCGGTTTTTGTGCATCTCTACTACCCCCAACTACCAAAGCGAACCAATTTCTCAACTAGCAAATCGAGGACAACATATAAACATTATAAATTCGCGATAAGCCAAAATACATACTTCCATCAAATTCATATTATATCTTTGCCAAATTTGTTTCCTTCCTCAATTTTTTCTCACAAGCCCAGCTTAATTAACACTCGAGTCAAGTCCAAAGCATTGGTGAAGTCGGTCAAAATCCTTAATTGCATTAACTCCATATTTTCTAAATTTGTTTCCTTCCCCGtgataaataataataatagaaaAGTTTCTTTCCATCGTCAATTTCCTTACTACCaatttaaacattttatatttaGTGAGACGGTCCCGACACTACTCGATTCTACTAAAATTCAAGTTCAATATTCATATTTGATGTTCATAAATGGCATAATAATAATACTATATTCCTGAGATATTTTGGATAAATCAAAGTAAAAGAGATTAAAAGAGAAACAAAAAATAATAATGATTGAAAAAAAATAGTTTATCATGTGTTCTATTTAGTTAAAAACGAAAAAAGAACAGGAAAGTACACTTTAAGTATTATTGAAAATTTTGTGGAAGATATCTTCCCATTTTAGGAAAGAAAACTTttaaagaaaattataaaaaaatttcttTCTCGATCTTTTTCGCTTCACGAAAAAACTTATGAGCACAATTCAAGCAACTCCTTTCTCTTCATTTTCTCCTTTTTCAAACTCTGGGAAGTAGGGATGTGCAAAGCCGAACCAAAAACCGAAATCAAAACTGAAACCGAACAAAATCGAACAAAAACGTACCATTAAAAATCGAACCAATTAATAACCAAACCAAATAAAAACCGAACCGATAATATGGTTGCGGTttgattttaatatttttaaactGAATACAAACTGAACCGAACcgaataaaattaattatatatatatattgatatatatatatatgaataataataTCTTAATTTAGATTTATAGATTTCCTTacaatatttttatatatcaGAGCCAATGTTTAAAATATAAACTCAGCCCATTGAGCCCAGTAACAAGTAACAGACTTGAGACCACTTTCGTCTCACTGCCTTCGAAATATAGCCTATTTTCTAATTAGGTGGAGTTCTGCTAGTCTGCTAATATAAATGTTTACCAGACTTGATTGCATATGAATGTAACGACCTCCCATCATGGGAGGAACTAGGGGGACCGAAGGGAGCCCCGGTCCCCGTCGACTGCggaataaccccaaaattttaatataaaattttaaaatttactatcaaaaatatttttggtccccctagatttaaaaaaaaattgaaattgagaattgattatacaaaattttattgattttgttaattatttCATTCAAAATAATATTGATTAGATGGAAATCATGGAATTTGTTcattaatcttaataattaataaataaacatataagATAAAGATAGTACAATTTGAAACAAAAAAAAGATGCTTAAAACTAAAGTCTAAAAACAGAACATACTTGTTCAGTTGTTCTGCTCCGGTCCCAAAACCCCCAATACACACTATACATACAAGTTACAAAATTACAATCCCTAATATCATCTCTCTTTATCTACTCTACCTTTGCATCTAATCCGTAAATATGAGTAAGAGAAAAGAGAATACATCCTATTTTCAACCCAAGAAGAAGCAAACAACTACTTGTGAAGATGAAGAACCTTCTGCCGCCTCAATTGAAGTCACTGGAGTTGAGCCTCTGATTTTTGGTGGGATAAACAGAAACTCCGAGCAAAATCTTAAAGATTGTCCTTATGCATATTAAATTCATTGTCTAGAACATCAATTACAATTAGCACTTGTGGCTGCAACAAGAGAAGTACCTCAGATTCACACTTTCTTTCAAAATATGGTCTTTATTATCAATGCGGTTACTAGTTCTTCTAAGTGGCATGATGAGTTGCAAGCTAATCAAATTGCTGAAATTGAACATTTAAAGGAAATAGAAGAGATTCAAACAGGTAAAGGTCTCAATCAAATTGGAACATTACAACGTCCCGGAGATACTAGATGGAGTTCACATTTCACTGCTATATGTAGTTTGATAAGAATGTATGGTGCTACTCGCTCGGTTTTAATTGACGTTGATGCTCAAGGGATAACTTTTTCTCAACGAGGTGATGCTTTAAGTTCTATTAAAATGTTAATGTCTTATGAATTTGTGTTTATTTTACATGTGGTTAAGGAGATAATGGCTATTACTGATTTACTTTGTCGAGCATTACAACAAAAGTCTCAAGATATTTTAAATGCCATGCATTTGGTTTCTACTAGAAAGATGTTGATTCAAAAATTGAGAAGTGATGGTTGGGAGAGTCTCTTAGAAAAtgtgagatcattttgtgaacgACATACTATCTTGATTCCAGATATGAATGCTCCCTACTTTGATGTGCTTAAATCTCTTCGTCGACAAGGAAAACAAAAGCAAATGGTGACAATGGAACATCATTACCGAGTAGAAATCTTTACAGC
This sequence is a window from Apium graveolens cultivar Ventura chromosome 9, ASM990537v1, whole genome shotgun sequence. Protein-coding genes within it:
- the LOC141685067 gene encoding uncharacterized protein LOC141685067, translating into MVFIINAVTSSSKWHDELQANQIAEIEHLKEIEEIQTGKGLNQIGTLQRPGDTRWSSHFTAICSLIRMYGATRSVLIDVDAQGITFSQRGDALSSIKMLMSYEFVFILHVVKEIMAITDLLCRALQQKSQDILNAMHLVSTRKMLIQKLRSDGWESLLENVRSFCERHTILIPDMNAPYFDVLKSLRRQGKQKQMVTMEHHYRVEIFTAAIDQQL